In the Podospora bellae-mahoneyi strain CBS 112042 chromosome 4, whole genome shotgun sequence genome, one interval contains:
- the BUD2 gene encoding GTPase activating factor (EggNog:ENOG503NUJW; COG:T), whose protein sequence is MDTRSFGSSGSSNSSSSSVSGNGGAPALPERPAQSSVLAPVSEVPSLRGMERLSTSNLRSTFRPSLVVQHRGDTAVTPEPADVALDSRDRTGQASRAFGSVSPQTSPRTIPGVPASLPVRRQGVVFNDSFAGSYEANSSSPPLRPPPSFRPRTHTMDGAFRQQLAPTVEARHRVGSFSSSLPVADELRLPPLQPPLDSYRLPDLQQTSLSTSAQKDKKSAGTRSRLTKRPSSRPSSPLLSLPPSVDSLLLPIPTTDANKVLLLMKNLCGRMRGDIEYQKESGGPWHSGVCYIEEDKGSLMFDPGDRGPFHTTLVPDLRGCRVVPMEQMDGEYQCLELIAPQLTSTLLLRPLVAEELDLWLAALLCWQQLRPPASKQTPPRATTTAAPARPEVKRRVSSSGLRDTPVIKVGKVMLWDKGIATSPRAIVKRPSTRDLKSAQTAWRKVSCILHDNGELKLMTENDVTVLSVIELPQLARSAIQQLDRSVLDEDYCLGIFPIYSSTSTQLSIFRPIYVSLESRVLFEVWFVLLRAFTVPDVYTLDPASGGQVCEVTDLQAEPPGETFRLEKTISVRVTEAKLRGRTLIADGQASDRHNKSADHEGITGNYLAEVILDGEVRARTTTKMNTKKPFWREDCEFVDLPASLPYLSVLLKRIDGNMESFTHQLQATLGLARTGNLAEVLCGAVDIPLHQLDRGKDHEQWFPICDERHQSVGSMLVRLHHEELVVLLSKHYQPLSDLLHRFSSGLTAQITEALPGNLRRVAETFLNIFQVSGTSNEWLMNMVEEEIDGIGSQATLKKPRFSSRLKSNDSLESTSDREQIVRDMGKSLQGEANLLFRGNSLLTQALEFHMRRLGKEYLHETLAEKIFEINELNPNCEVDPSKLQQGEDAQHHWNHLIQLTNEVWGCIAASASRLPPELRHILKYIRAVAEDRYGDFLRTVTYTSVSGFLFLRFLCPAILNPKLFGLLRDHPQPRAQRTLTLIAKGLQALANLSTIGKKETWMEPMNRFLTAQRQAFKDFLDAVCAIPAERTKMTLQASYSTPVAIMGRLSPLAREGFPSLPYLLDPGRNFAALVKLWMDAHPITASASKVYTGDLLKFHTMCVDLHRRATACYSQIETLRSAVDAVSQLPDNDRISLTDALDRISLGDTLHISPYSNSSHIAFWFDAEGRPPGSAGSDVVLDHTSLALSPSSHSKFDSRFGGGNNGGGNNRQVSRSSEMSGAYGGGNPGGGGAAGTVRNLPRKLLNGFIRKTRTVSPDMPEGATSSSSTPSSGTPWDREQQVKERGRDKEYEREHKRREKDRDRGRDRD, encoded by the coding sequence ATGGACACCAGATCGTTTGgtagcagcggcagcagtaacagcagcagcagcagcgtcaGCGGGAATGGTGGCGCCCCTGCGCTCCCTGAGCGTCCAGCACAAAGCTCAGTGCTTGCTCCAGTGTCCGAGGTACCGTCGTTGCGAGGCATGGAGAGGCTGTCCACCAGTAACCTTCGCAGCACCTTTCGTCCCAGCCTGGTCGTGCAGCACCGTGGTGACACAGCCGTCACACCTGAGCCGGCCGACGTCGCACTCGACAGCCGCGACAGAACTGGCCAGGCGTCCCGCGCTTTCGGTTCCGTGTCACCTCAGACCTCTCCCAGAACGATACCCGGTGTCCCGGCCAGCCTGCCTGTGAGGCGCCAGGGTGTGGTCTTTAACGATTCCTTTGCCGGGTCCTATGAGGCCAATTCGTCCAGTCCTCCGCTTCGACCGCCGCCCTCGTTTCGTCCCAGGACGCACACGATGGACGGTGCTTTCCGCCAACAGCTTGCCCCGACCGTCGAGGCACGACACCGCGTCGGCTCCTTTTCCTCGTCTCTCCCCGTGGCTGATGAGCTCAGGCTGCCGCCTCTCCAGCCACCCCTTGACTCATACCGACTCCCAGATCTCCAGCAGACATCACTCAGCACGTCTGCTCAAAAGGACAAGAAGTCGGCAGGCACCCGCAGTCGTTTGACAAAACGGCCCTCGTCTCGGCCCAGCTCGCCCCTGCTTTCCCTCCCGCCATCAGTTGActcgttgctgctgcccataCCCACAACTGATGCGAACaaggtgctgctgctgatgaagAATCTGTGCGGCAGGATGCGAGGCGATATAGAGTACCAGAAAGAAAGCGGCGGGCCCTGGCACAGCGGTGTATGCTATATAGAAGAGGATAAAGGAAGCCTAATGTTTGACCCAGGGGACCGGGGCCCTTTTCACACCACACTGGTCCCTGACCTGCGTGGGTGCAGGGTGGTGCCAATGGAACAAATGGATGGAGAATACCAATGCCTGGAACTCATCGCTCCCCAGCTGACATCAACCCTTCTCTTGCGGCCGCTGGTGGCCGAAGAGCTCGATCTCTGGCTGGCGGCGCTTCTTTGCTGGCAACAACTGCGACCGCCCGCTTCAAAACAGACACCACCTCGCGCgaccaccacagcagctcCAGCACGACCCGAGGTCAAGCGCCGTGTGTCTTCTTCGGGCCTGCGCGACACCCCCGTAATCAAAGTTGGCAAGGTCATGCTGTGGGACAAGGGCatcgccacctcccctcGCGCCATCGTCAAACGACCCTCGACCCGTGATCTCAAGTCAGCGCAAACTGCATGGAGAAAGGTGTCTTGTATTCTTCATGACAATGGTGAGCTCAAGCTCATGACGGAAAATGATGTAACGGTGCTCTCGGTCATTGAGCTGCCTCAGCTAGCCAGGTCAGCCATTCAGCAGCTGGACAGATCTGTGTTGGACGAGGACTACTGCCTGGGCATTTTCCCCATATACTCGTCGACCTCCACCCAGCTTTCGATTTTCAGACCAATATATGTGTCATTAGAGTCGCGGGTGCTGTTTGAGGTCTGGTTTGTGCTTTTGCGCGCATTCACTGTTCCTGACGTCTACACTCTGGATCCCGCCAGTGGAGGACAGGTGTGCGAGGTGACAGATCTCCAAGCTGAGCCTCCTGGTGAGACCTTTAGGCTGGAGAAGACAATATCTGTGAGGGTTACTGAGGCCAAACTACGCGGGCGCACCCTTATTGCAGACGGACAAGCTTCGGATCGCCATAACAAGAGCGCCGATCACGAAGGAATCACTGGCAATTATCTGGCCGAAGTCATCCTCGATGGAGAGGTCAGAGCTCGCACGACAACCAAGATGAACACCAAAAAGCCGTTCTGGCGGGAAGACTGCGAGTTTGTGGACCTCCCTGCGTCGCTGCCTTATCTGTCGGTCCTGCTGAAACGGATTGATGGAAACATGGAGAGCTTCACGCATCAACTGCAAGCTACTTTGGGCTTGGCCAGGACAGGCAACCTGGCTGAAGTTCTCTGCGGTGCTGTTGATATACCACTGCATCAGCTCGACCGAGGAAAGGATCACGAGCAGTGGTTTCCGATCTGCGATGAGAGACACCAGTCTGTCGGCTCCATGCTGGTACGACTACATCACGAAGAGCTTGTGGTGCTCCTATCTAAACATTATCAGCCGCTTTCAGACCTCCTGCATCGCTTTAGCTCTGGACTAACGGCGCAAATTACCGAGGCCCTCCCCGGAAACCTGCGGCGCGTCGCCGAGACGTTTCTCAACATATTCCAGGTTTCAGGCACCTCGAACGAGTGGCTGATGAAcatggttgaggaagagattGACGGCATTGGAAGCCAGGCCACGCTGAAAAAGCCCAGGTTCAGCAGTCGGCTCAAGTCCAATGATTCCCTAGAATCCACGAGCGATAGGGAGCAAATTGTTCGCGATATGGGCAAGTCGCTTCAGGGTGAGGCCAATTTGCTGTTCAGGGGCAACTCCCTCTTGACGCAAGCACTCGAGTTTCACATGCGCCGCCTTGGAAAGGAATATTTACACGAAACACTGGCCGAGAAGATATTTGAAATCAACGAGCTCAACCCCAACTGCGAGGTCGATCCCAGCAAGTTGCAGCAGGGCGAGGATGCGCAGCATCATTGGAATCACCTCATCCAGCTGACAAACGAGGTTTGGGGCTGCATTGCTGCATCAGCGTCACGGCTACCACCCGAGCTCCGGCATATTCTCAAATACATTCGTGCTGTAGCCGAGGATCGATACGGAGATTTCCTCCGCACCGTAACCTACACCTCGGTGTctggcttcctcttccttcgcTTCCTCTGCCCAGCTATTCTCAACCCGAAACTATTTGGTCTCCTGCGcgaccaccctcaaccccgaGCCCAGCGCACACTAACCCTCATAGCCAAGGGCCTCCAAGCCCTCGcaaacctctccaccatcggCAAGAAGGAAACCTGGATGGAACCCATGAACCGCTTCCTGACCGCACAGCGCCAGGCCTTCAAAGACTTTCTCGATGCCGTCTGCGCTATCCCCGCCGAACGCACCAAAATGACCCTTCAGGCCTCCTACTCAACCCCAGTCGCCATCATGGGCCGGCTATCACCACTCGCTCGCGAAGGCTTCCCCTCGCTACCCTACCTCCTTGATCCCGGCCGCAACTTCGCCGCCCTCGTCAAGCTCTGGATGGACgcccaccccatcaccgccagcgcTTCCAAGGTGTACACAGGGGACCTTTTGAAATTCCACACCATGTGTGTAGACCTCCACCGCCGAGCAACAGCCTGCTACTCCCAGATCGAAACCCTCCGCAGCGCCGTCGACGCAGTCAGCCAGCTCCCCGACAATGACCGCATCAGTCTCACCGATGCCCTTGATCGGATCAGCCTGGGCGACACACTGCACATCTCACCatacagcaacagcagccacatcGCCTTCTGGTTTGACGCCGAGGGCCGCCCGCCAGGCTCGGCGGGGAGTGATGTCGTGCTCGACCATACATCCCTTGCGCTTTCCCCGAGTAGTCACAGCAAATTTGACTCGAGGTTTGGTGGAGGGAACAATGGGGGTGGCAACAACAGACAGGTCTCGAGAAGCAGTGAGATGTCTGGTGCCTATGGTGGCGGCAAccctggcggtggtggtgctgctggcaCGGTGCGCAACCTGCCTCGGAAGCTCCTCAATGGCTTTATTCGTAAGACGAGGACGGTTTCACCTGATATGCCTGAGGGCGCGACGAGCTCCTCGTCTACCCCCAGCAGTGGCACGCCGTGGGATCGGGAGCAGCAGGTGAaagaaaggggaagagaCAAGGAATATGAGCGGGAACATAAGCGGAGGGAGAAGGATAGGGACCGGGGTAGAGATAGGGATTAG
- the CYP41 gene encoding cytochrome P450 monooxygenase 41 (EggNog:ENOG503NXZR; COG:O), protein MSSTEETKKARSRVFFDVTIGGKPAGRITFELYDDIVPKTAENFRALCTGEKGIGKAGKPLHYKGSLFHRIIKQFMIQGGDFTAGNGTGGESIYGAKFEDENFELKHDRPFLLSMANAGPGTNGSQFFITTVPTPHLDGKHVVFGEVLSGKSVVRQLENLTTQADKPTKDAVIADCGELSSSEAITADTKTADAYGDEYEDFPEDQVSGNETLSASQILKIASDCKEFGNKAFKGGDLSVALDKYQKGLRYLNEDPDLDNESDETKSKLSTLRISLNTNAALMNFKLETWDDTVRSANGALAVAGISGKEKAKALYHRGRAQLRLKDEDAALESLGEAQKVDPENAAVAKELAEVKKAAAARRAKEKAAYKKFFS, encoded by the exons ATGAGCAGCACCGAGGAGACAAAGAAGGCTCGCAGCCGCGTCTTCTTCGACGTTACCATCGGAGGAAAGCCCGCCGGCCGCATCACATTCGAGCTTTACGATGACATTGTGCCCAAGACGGCCGAGAACTTCCGCGCTCTCTGCACGGGCGAGAAGGGTATCGGCAAGGCCGGCAAACCTTTGCACTACAAGGGGTCGCTATTCCACCGCATCATCAAGCAGTTCATGATCCAGGGTGGTGACTTCACGGCCGGCAATGGCACAGGCGGCGAGTCCATCTATGGTGCcaagtttgaggatgagaactTTGAGCTGAAGCACGACCGTCCTTTCCTGCTGTCCATGGCTAATGCTGGTCCCG GTACAAACGGTTCCCAATTCTTCATTACTACTGTGCCGACACCACATCTCGATGGAAAGCATGTCGTTTTTGGAGAGGTCCTCAGCGGCAAATCCGTCGTCCGTCAACTCGAAAACCTCACCACTCAAGCCGACAAGCCCACGAAAGATGCCGTCATCGCCGACTGCGGCGAGCTCTCCAGCTCcgaagccatcaccgccgaCACCAAGACCGCCGACGCCTATGGTGATGAGTACGAAGATTTCCCCGAAGACCAAGTTAGTGGCAACGAAACTCTTTCCGCCTCTCAGATCCTCAAAATCGCCAGCGACTGCAAGGAGTTTGGCAACAAGGCTTTCAAGGGTGGCGACTTGAGCGTGGCCCTGGACAAATACCAAAAGGGCTTGCGCTACCTGAACGAGGACCCCGATCTGGACAACGAATCCGATGAGACCAAGTCCAAGCTCAGCACTTTGCGCATCTcgctcaacaccaacgcGGCGCTCATGAATTTCAAGCTGGAGACGTGGGATGACACGGTTCGTTCTGCAAACGGTGCTCTTGCCGTGGCTGGCATCTCAGGCAAggagaaggcaaaggctCTCTACCACCGCGGACGTGCTCAGCTGCGTctcaaggatgaggatgctgcTCTGGAGAGTTTGGGAGAGGCTCAAAAGGTTGACCCGGAGAACGCGGCTGTCGCGAAGGAGCtggccgaggtcaagaaggcggctgctgcgagacgggccaaggagaaggcggcgtACAAGAAGTTCTTTAGCTGA
- the DTD1 gene encoding D-tyrosyl-tRNA(Tyr) deacylase (EggNog:ENOG503P37W; BUSCO:EOG09264ZQC; COG:J) yields MKAILQRVLSASVTVDQELVSSIGKGILVLAAVAPGDTEKEADALAAKVLKLRLWDDDTGGRWKRNVQDINGEVLCVSQFTLLASTKKGSKPDFHGAMGGDEAKSLYQYFYRRVQEGYAADKVKDGVFQAMMQVALVNDGPVTLEVSASPPKEQDQKKPKTTEPPK; encoded by the exons ATGAAGG CCATCCTTCAACGAGTGCTTTCAGCCTCGGTCACGGTGGACCAGGAGCTGGTTTCATCGATAGGAAAAGGCATCTTGGTCCTGGCTGCAGTTGCGCCGGGTGACACTGAGAAGGAAGCTGATGCCCTGGCAGCGAAGGTCCTCAAGTTGAGGCTTTGGGATGATGATACAGGGGGCCGTTGGAAGAGGAATGTCCAAGATATCAACGGCGAAGTACTATGTG TATCACAATTCACGCTCCTAGCTTCTACCAAGAAGGGCAGCAAACCGGACTTCCACGGTGCCATGGGAGGGGACGAGGCCAAGAGCCTCTACCAGTATTTCTACCGCCGAGTTCAGGAAGGCTATGCTGCCGACAAGGTGAAGGATGGCGTCTTCCAAGCCATGATGCAGGTTGCCCTCGTAAATGACGGACCG GTCACTCTTGAGGTCTCAGCAAGCCCTCCCAAGGAACAAGAccagaagaagccaaagaccACAGAACCGCCCAAATAA
- the NOT5 gene encoding General negative regulator of transcription subunit 5 (EggNog:ENOG503NU44; COG:K), with amino-acid sequence MAARKLQQEVDKCFKKVAEGVADFEAIYEKIEQSTNQAQKEKLEDQLKREIKKLQRLRDQIKTWAASNDIKDKGPLLEQRRLIETQMEKFKAVEKAMKTKAYSKEGLSAATKLDPKEQAKLEASEFLSNMVDELEQQIETLEAEGESIQATMKKGKGQATKLERIAEIERIIERHKWHQGKLELIRRSLENGGVETEQVTDLEESIKYYVSDGMNDDFPEDEGMYDDLNLEEEEDAFGMNLENDKGSSQDTQSVQEEPAPEPETTRPAAAAPVGKQRTVADAVTGSATRRPSAQKSPLPTLATVHNSQTANSNGVQANVAMKPAALPTRPAEGLKYASAAAAAAASDKNNVGIAPLPPPPGAPPASAASPLAPSQPRTSTTNSPSTAPIQPVVQDRAPLQTAQPPAKEAPKSAASKGKAPVQPPTVTPAAPDHGDATPARAGSASTQGAPVSAPVPAANGVSNGIKPILEEEEEEEEESIYHLPAALQDLVESYEVTKKRTASINSPLTQRMHITSEAAKPEAADAEPPRAYVPETKYLAHTHFPQEPLDILDDPRLYERIEPDTLFYVFYYKQGTYQQYLAARALKDQSWRFHKQYQTWFQRHEEPKSITEEFEQGTYRFFDYESTWMNRRKADFKFAYKFLEDEV; translated from the exons ATGGCGGCACGAAAGTTGCAGCAGGAAGTCGACAAGTGCTTCAAGAAGGTGGCTGAAGGTGTCGCcgacttcgaggccatttACGAGAAGATTGAGCAGTCCACCAATCAGGCGCAAAAGGAGAAGCTAGAAGATCAGCTGAAGCGAGAAATCAAGAAGTTGCAGAGGCTGCGCGATCAGATCAAGACATGGGCTGCTAGCAATGATATCAAGGATAAGGGGCCGCTGCTGGAGCAGCGGAGGCTGATAGAGACG CAAATGGAGAAGTTCAAGGCTGTCGAAAAGGCGATGAAGACGAAGGCGTACTCTAAAGAGGGGTTATCAGCCGCCACCAAGCTGGACCCCAAGGAGCAAGCGAAGCTGGAGGCAAGCGAATTCCTGAGCAACATGGTTGACGAACTCGAGCAGCAAATCGAAACCCTCGAGGCCGAAGGAGAATCGATACAAGCCACCatgaagaagggcaagggccAGGCAACCAAGCTGGAGCGCATCGCCGAGATAGAGCGCATCATCGAACGGCATAAATGGCACCAAGGGAAGCTGGAGCTGATTCGTCGCTCACTCGAAAATGGGGGCGTCGAGACCGAGCAAGTCACGGACCTAGAGGAGAGCATCAAGTACTACGTGTCCGACGGCATGAACGACGATTtccccgaggacgagggcATGTACGACGATCTAAacctggaagaagaggaggatgcctTTGGTATGAACCTGGAGAACGACAAGGGCTCATCACAGGACACCCAGTCGGTTCAAGAGGAGCCAGCCCCTGAGCCCGAGACGACAAGACCGGCAGCTGCTGCTCCGGTTGGGAAGCAACGCACGGTGGCCGATGCTGTGACAGGGTCGGCTACACGACGTCCCTCGGCCCAAAAgtcacccctcccaacacTCGCAACCGTCCACAACTCGCAAACAGCCAACAGCAATGGGGTCCAGGCCAATGTTGCCATGAAGCCGGCAGCGCTACCAACCCGGCCCGCCGAGGGTTTGAAGTATGccagcgcagcagcagccgctgCCGCAAGCGATAAGAACAACGTGGGCATTGCGCCTTTACCCCCTCCGCCAGGTGCTCCTCCAGCATCCGCCGCCTCTCCGTTAGCACCAAGTCAGCCGAGGACAAGTACTACCAACTCTCCCAGCACAGCACCCATACAACCGGTGGTGCAGGACAGGGCACCCCTACAAACTGCCCAGCCGCCAGCCAAGGAAGCGCCCAAATCTGCAGCATCAAAGGGCAAGGCTCCTGTACAACCGCCAACCGTCACACCAGCAGCTCCAGATCACGGAGATGCCACCCCCGCGCGAG CAGGTTCGGCGTCAACACAAGGGGCTCCAGTATCAGCACCAGTACCGGCTGCGAACGGCGTTTCTAATGGCATCAAGCCAAtcctggaggaagaggaagaggaagaggaagagtcgATATATCATCTCCCTGCGGCCCTCCAAGACCTGGTGGAATCATACGAAGTGACTAAGAAGCGGACGGCGTCAATAAACTCACCATTGACCCAGAGGATGCATATCACATCGGAAGCGGCTAAGCCTGAAGCTGCGGATGCCGAACCACCCCGCGCGTATGTGCCGGAGACGAAATACCTCGCGCACACACACTTCCCACAAGAGCCGCTAGATATCCTGGATGACCCACGACTGTACGAACGAATCGAGCCAGACACACTCTTTTACGTTTTCTACTACAAGCAGGGGACATACCAGCAATATCTTGCCGCGAGGGCTTTGAAGGACCAGAGTTGGAGGTTCCATAAACAATACCAGACATGGTTCCAGAGACACGAAGAGCCAAAGTCGATTACCGAAGAGTTTGAACAGGGGACGTACCGCTTCTTCGATTATGAGAGCACATG GATGAACCGCAGGAAGGCAGATTTTAAGTTTGCCTACAAGTttctcgaggatgaggtttgA
- a CDS encoding hypothetical protein (EggNog:ENOG503P96R; COG:S) has protein sequence MDYPSSYLQSPVFDGPAYQDGPWPVPTSASMQRSSSQSTANTNLTYASSQYSTELSSLGSPIVEHKVYSEGWSSYPPQPQDSGPLVANAGGHLHEDNVPGPSDMQMLAPPYLPSEPYPVANYYDYDTTDPYDPAYAGVPFDPDNYGQQQLPAQSVQDVDTSYSVSTVSEKQTYPCLSPGCSQKAFSRSADLDRHYKQVHIDEDQRIKYHCDYKKCPRHEAPFGRQDHFRDHLRDFHKEDLLRRSKKEDREWWESRAPRAVFNGWWRCNKCLVVRVDVETDGYTCPACGSSCESDRMRVREAATGRG, from the exons ATGGACTACCCTTCTTCCTATCTTCAAAGCCCAGTCTTTGATGGCCCTGCCTACCAAGATGGCCCTTGGCCTGTCCCAACAAGTGCGAGCATGCAGAGGAGCAGCTCGCAGTCGACAGCCAACACAAACCTCACTTACGCCTCCAGCCAGTACTCGACCGAGTTATCGTCACTCGGTTCGCCAATAGTCGAGCACAAGGTGTACAGCGAGGGCTGGTCCTcatatcctcctcagccacAAGACTCGGGTCCACTTGTCGCCAATGCTGGTGGTCATTTGCACGAAGATAATGTCCCAGGACCATCAGACATGCAAATGCTCGCCCCGCCCTACCTTCCATCAGAACCCTACCCTGTTGCCAACTATTACGACTACGACACCACTGATCCCTACGACCCCGCGTATGCCGGCGTCCCGTTTGACCCAGACAACTATggtcaacaacagctgccCGCTCAGTCCGTCCAAGATGTCGACACATCATATTCAGTCTC CACCGTCTCGGAAAAGCAAACCTACCCTTGCCTCTCCCCTGGCTGCAGCCAGAAAGCCTTCTCCCGCTCGGCCGACCTTGACCGGCACTACAAACAGGTTCACATAGACGAGGATCAAAGGATCAAGTATCACTGCGACTACAAGAAGTGTCCCCGACACGAGGCGCCTTTTGGCAGGCAGGACCACTTCCGAGACCACCTCCGGGATTTCCACAAGGAGGATCTCCTGCGGAGGAGCAAAAAGGAGGATAGGGAATGGTGGGAATCTAGGGCGCCTCGCGCGGTGTTCAacgggtggtggagatgcaACAAGTGcctggtggtgagagtggACGTTGAGACGGACGGGTATACCTGTCCTGCGTGTGGGAGCTCGTGCGAGAGCGAcaggatgagggtgagggaggctGCTACCGGGAGAGGGTag
- the IDP2 gene encoding NADP-dependent isocitrate dehydrogenase (EggNog:ENOG503NVZ4; COG:C) yields MSSIVSSALRASLTRPSCSRTVFTPVSNTVRITSRATPVTLIQHYRRTMASAAKIKVKNPVVELDGDEMTRVIWQDIKDKFITPYLDIDLKYYDLGLEYRDQTNDQVTIDAAEAIKKYSVGVKCATITPDEARVEEFKLKQMWLSPNGTIRNALGGTVFREPIVIPRVPRLVPGWKKPIIIGRHAFGDQYRAKDFVAPGPGKLSMVYTPEGGEPQEIEVYKFQGGGGVAQTQYNTDESITGFAHASFKLAIDKGLPLYMSTKNTILKKYDGRFKDIFQELYDTQYKEAFEAKGIWYEHRLIDDMVAQMIKSSGGYIMALKNYDGDVQSDIVAQGFGSLGLMTSVLITPDGKTFESEAAHGTVTRHYREHQKGRETSTNPIASIFAWTRGLIQRGKLDDTPEVVAFAEALEKACIDTVDVDGIMTKDLALACGKTGREDYVTTSEYMVAVERRLKQSLKEKL; encoded by the exons aTGTCTTCCATCGTCTCCTCGGCCCTCCGTGCCTCTTTAACTCGTCCCTCCTGCTCACGTACTGTCTTCACCCCGGTCTCCAACACCGTCCGCATCACTTCGAGAGCCACTCCCGTAACCCTCATCCAGCACTACAGACGCACAATGGCTTCCGCCGCTAAgatcaaggtcaagaacCCCGTCGTCGAGCTCGACGGCGACGAGATGACCCGTGTCATCTGGCAGGACATCAAGGACAAGTTCATCACCCCCTACCTCGACATCGACCTCAAGTACTACGATCTCGGCCTCGAGTACCGCGACCAGACCAACGACCAGGTCACCATCGATGCcgccgaggccatcaagaagtACTCCGTTGGTGTCAAGTgtgccaccatcacccccgaTGAAGCCCGCGTGGAGGAGTTCAAGCTGAAACAGA TGTGGCTCTCCCCTAACGGCACCATCCGCAACGCCCTCGGCGGTACCGTCTTCCGTGAGCCCATTGTCATTCCCCGTGTTCCCCGTCTGGTTCCTGGATGGAAgaaacccatcatcattggCCGCCACGCCTTTGGCGACCAGTACCGGGCCAAGGACTTCGTCGCCCCCGGCCCCGGCAAGCTCAGCATGGTCTACACCcccgagggtggtgagccCCAGGAGATCGAGGTGTACAAGTTCcagggtggcggcggtgtcGCCCAGACCCAGTACAACACTGACGAGTCCATCACCGGTTTCGCCCACGCCTCTTTCAAGCTCGCCATTGACAAAGGCCTCCCCCTATACATGAGCACCAAGAATACCATTCTCAAGAAGTACGATGGTCGCTTCAAGGACATCTTCCAGGAGCTCTACGACACCCAGTACAAGGAGGCTTTCGAGGCCAAGGGTATCTGGTATGAGCACCGTCTCATCGACGACATGGTCGCTCAGATGATCAAGAGCAGCGGTGGTTACATCATGGCTCTCAAGA ACTACGATGGTGACGTCCAGTCCGACATTGTCGCTCAGGGCTTCGGCTCCCTCGGTCTCATGACTTCCGTTCTCATCACCCCCGATGGCAAGACCTTCGAGTCTGAGGCTGCCCACGGCACCGTCACCCGCCACTACCGTGAGCACCAAAAGGGCCGGGAgacctccaccaaccccatcgccTCCATCTTTGCCTGGACCCGCGGTCTCATCCAGCGTGGCAAGCTCGACGACACCCCCGAGGTCGTTGCCTTTGCCGAGGCTCTCGAGAAGGCCTGCATTGACACCGTCGACGTTGATGGCATCATGACCAAggatcttgcccttgcctGCGGCAAGACTGGCCGTGAGGACTACGTCACCACCTCCGAGTACATGGTCGCCGTTGAGAGAAGACTCAAGCAGAGCCTGAAGGAGAAGCTCTAA